The Kogia breviceps isolate mKogBre1 chromosome 4, mKogBre1 haplotype 1, whole genome shotgun sequence genome window below encodes:
- the CLK4 gene encoding dual specificity protein kinase CLK4 isoform X2, producing the protein MLEWFDHHGHVCIVFELLGLSTYDFIKENSFLPFQIDHIRQMAYQICQSINFLHHNKLTHTDLKPENILFVKSDYVVKYNSKMKRDERTLKNTDIKVVDLGSATYDDEHHSTLVSTRHYRAPEVILALGWSQPCDVWSIGCILIEYYLGFTVFQTHDSKEHLAMMEHILGPIPTHMIQKTRKHKYFHHNQLDWDEHSSAGRYVRRRCKPLKEFMLCHDEEHEKLFDLVRRMLEYDPVKRITLDEALQHPFFDLLKKK; encoded by the exons ATGCTAGAATGGTTTGATCATCATGGTCATGTTTGTATTGTGTTTGAACTCCTGGGACTTAGTACCTATgatttcattaaagaaaatagCTTTCTGCCATTTCAAATTGACCATATCAGGCAAATGGCATATCAGATCTGTCAGTCAATAAATT TTTTGCATCATAATAAATTAACCCATACAGATCTGAagcctgaaaatattttatttgtgaaGTCTGACTATGTAGTCAAGTATAATTCAAAAATG AAACGTGATGAACGCACACTGAAAAACACAGATATCAAAGTTGTTGACTTAGGAAGTGCAACATACGATGATGAACATCATAGTACTTTGGTATCTACACGGCATTACAGAGCTCCAGAGGTCATTTTGG ctttaggTTGGTCTCAGCCTTGTGATGTTTGGAGCATAGGTTGCATTCTTATTGAATATTACCTTGGTTTCACAGTCTTTCAG aCTCATGATAGTAAAGAGCACCTAGCAATGATGGAACATATATTAGGACCCATACCAACACACATGATTCAGAAAACAAG GAAACACAAGTATTTTCATCATAATCAGCTAGATTGGGATGAACATAGTTCTGCTGGTAGATATGTTAGGAGACGCTGCAAACCAttaaag GAATTTATGCTTTGTCATGATGAAGAACATGAGAAACTGTTTGACCTGGTTAGAAGAATGTTAGAATATGATCCAGTGAAAAGAATTACCTTGGATGAAGCATTGCAGCATCCTTTCTTTgacttattaaaaaagaaatga
- the CLK4 gene encoding dual specificity protein kinase CLK4 isoform X1: protein MRHSKRTHCPDWDSRESWVHESYSGSHKRKRRSHSSTQEIRHCKPHHQFKESDCHYLEARSLNERDYRDRRYIDEYRNDYCERYVPRRYHRDVESSYQIHCSKSSVRSRRSSPKRKRNRHCSSNQSRSKSHRRKRSRSIEDDEEGHLICQSGDVLRARYEIVDTLGEGAFGKVVECIDHGTDGIHVAVKIVKNVGRYREAARLEIQVLEHLNSTDPNSVFRCVQMLEWFDHHGHVCIVFELLGLSTYDFIKENSFLPFQIDHIRQMAYQICQSINFLHHNKLTHTDLKPENILFVKSDYVVKYNSKMKRDERTLKNTDIKVVDLGSATYDDEHHSTLVSTRHYRAPEVILALGWSQPCDVWSIGCILIEYYLGFTVFQTHDSKEHLAMMEHILGPIPTHMIQKTRKHKYFHHNQLDWDEHSSAGRYVRRRCKPLKEFMLCHDEEHEKLFDLVRRMLEYDPVKRITLDEALQHPFFDLLKKK from the exons ATGCGGCATTCCAAAAGAACTCACTGCCCTGACTGGGATAGCAGAGAAAGCTGGGTACATGAAAGCTACAGTGGAAGTCACAAACGGAAGAGGAGATCCCACAGTAGTACACAAGAGATCAGACATTGTAAACCACATCACCAGTTTAAAGAATCTGATTG TCATTATTTAGAAGCAAGGTCCTTGAATGAGAGAGATTATCGGGACCGGAGATACATTGATGAATACAGAAATGACTACTGCGAAAGATATGTTCCTAGACGTTATCACAGAGACGTTGAAAGCAGTTATCAAATCCACTGCAGTAAATCTTCAGTCCGAAGCAGGAGAAGCAGTCCTAAAAGGAAGCGTAATAGACACTGTTCAAGTAATCAGTCACGTTCG AAGAGCCACCGAAGGAAAAGATCCAGGAGTATAGAGGATGATGAGGAGGGTCACCTGATCTGTCAAAGTGGAGACGTTCTAAGAGCAAGAT ATGAAATCGTGGACACTTTGGGAGAAGGGGCCTTTGGCAAAGTTGTAGAGTGCATTGATCATGGCAC ggaTGGCATACATGTAGCAGTGAAAATCGTAAAAAATGTGGGACGATATCGTGAAGCAGCTCGTTTAGAAATCCAAGTATTAGAGCATTTAAATAGTACTGATCCCAATAGTGTCTT CCGATGTGTCCAGATGCTAGAATGGTTTGATCATCATGGTCATGTTTGTATTGTGTTTGAACTCCTGGGACTTAGTACCTATgatttcattaaagaaaatagCTTTCTGCCATTTCAAATTGACCATATCAGGCAAATGGCATATCAGATCTGTCAGTCAATAAATT TTTTGCATCATAATAAATTAACCCATACAGATCTGAagcctgaaaatattttatttgtgaaGTCTGACTATGTAGTCAAGTATAATTCAAAAATG AAACGTGATGAACGCACACTGAAAAACACAGATATCAAAGTTGTTGACTTAGGAAGTGCAACATACGATGATGAACATCATAGTACTTTGGTATCTACACGGCATTACAGAGCTCCAGAGGTCATTTTGG ctttaggTTGGTCTCAGCCTTGTGATGTTTGGAGCATAGGTTGCATTCTTATTGAATATTACCTTGGTTTCACAGTCTTTCAG aCTCATGATAGTAAAGAGCACCTAGCAATGATGGAACATATATTAGGACCCATACCAACACACATGATTCAGAAAACAAG GAAACACAAGTATTTTCATCATAATCAGCTAGATTGGGATGAACATAGTTCTGCTGGTAGATATGTTAGGAGACGCTGCAAACCAttaaag GAATTTATGCTTTGTCATGATGAAGAACATGAGAAACTGTTTGACCTGGTTAGAAGAATGTTAGAATATGATCCAGTGAAAAGAATTACCTTGGATGAAGCATTGCAGCATCCTTTCTTTgacttattaaaaaagaaatga